The Flavobacterium sp. 123 genome contains a region encoding:
- a CDS encoding acyl-CoA thioesterase, producing MRFHTRKWVKPEDLNPNGTLFGGKLLAWLDEELALYSIIQLENSRIVTKHMSEINFRSSAKQGDIIEIGIDVVKFGNTSLVLTCEARNMMTRETIITIDNTTMVSLGADGKPQAHGKTQIEYVKDRL from the coding sequence ATGAGATTTCATACTAGAAAATGGGTGAAACCCGAAGATTTGAACCCAAACGGAACTTTATTTGGAGGAAAACTATTAGCTTGGCTTGACGAAGAACTAGCTTTATATTCGATTATTCAATTAGAAAACTCTCGAATTGTTACCAAACATATGTCGGAAATTAATTTCAGAAGCTCTGCAAAACAAGGAGATATTATTGAAATTGGAATTGACGTGGTGAAATTTGGAAACACATCGCTCGTATTGACTTGTGAAGCTAGAAATATGATGACACGTGAAACCATTATTACCATTGACAACACAACTATGGTTAGTCTTGGCGCAGATGGAAAACCACAAGCACATGGCAAAACTCAAATAGAATACGTTAAAGATCGTTTGTGA
- a CDS encoding RimK family alpha-L-glutamate ligase: protein MKKIGILYGMEDTYPQAFIDRVNSKNEKGIIAEAVSIDKVVQNQGGEYAVIIDRISQDVPFYRAYLKNAALTGTNVINNPFWWSADDKFFNNALANTLGVPLPNTVILPSAEHPTDTTGNSFRNLKYPMDWQYIFDYIGFPAYMKPYAGGGWKNVYRLENKEEFWEKHQETGQLVMMLQEEIVFTEYFRVYCLGCKAVRIMQYEPRNPHHLRYVIDGPPVDKKLLATIKEYTLRLCKGLGYDFNTVEFAVRDGIPYAIDFGNPAPDADINSVGAENFEWVVEESAKMAIAFAKKQKSGKINLTWGTFIKEAVAENK from the coding sequence ATGAAAAAAATTGGAATTTTATATGGTATGGAAGATACCTATCCTCAGGCTTTTATTGATAGAGTGAATTCAAAAAACGAGAAAGGAATTATAGCCGAAGCAGTTTCTATAGATAAAGTAGTTCAAAATCAAGGAGGAGAATATGCTGTAATTATAGACAGAATTTCGCAAGATGTTCCTTTTTACCGCGCCTATTTAAAGAATGCTGCACTTACGGGAACTAATGTGATTAATAATCCTTTTTGGTGGAGTGCGGATGATAAATTTTTCAATAATGCTTTAGCGAATACTTTAGGCGTTCCCTTGCCTAACACCGTTATTTTACCTTCTGCGGAACATCCTACTGATACAACCGGAAATTCTTTCAGAAACCTAAAATATCCAATGGATTGGCAGTATATTTTTGATTACATTGGTTTTCCTGCATACATGAAACCTTATGCTGGTGGTGGCTGGAAAAATGTATATCGCCTTGAGAACAAAGAAGAATTTTGGGAGAAGCATCAGGAAACGGGACAATTAGTTATGATGTTACAAGAGGAAATTGTATTCACAGAGTATTTCAGAGTATACTGTTTGGGTTGTAAAGCAGTTCGAATTATGCAGTATGAACCTAGGAATCCGCACCATTTACGCTATGTGATAGATGGACCGCCAGTAGATAAAAAGTTACTCGCTACCATAAAAGAGTACACTTTACGCCTTTGTAAAGGATTAGGATATGATTTTAATACTGTTGAATTTGCTGTTCGAGATGGAATTCCATATGCCATAGATTTTGGAAATCCTGCGCCTGATGCGGATATTAATTCTGTTGGAGCAGAGAATTTCGAATGGGTTGTGGAAGAATCAGCTAAAATGGCTATTGCTTTCGCAAAAAAACAAAAATCAGGAAAAATCAATTTGACTTGGGGTACTTTTATCAAAGAAGCTGTTGCTGAGAATAAATAA
- a CDS encoding glyoxalase: MNQRDAFLKEFRGPTLGTVTPQSSADELFQNEVLRPILKLQNDLFIVSFLNYTSKNHIDFNAHSIEKRMTIIDNAIQKDIKFRNSLKGMIIGLFTAEEYALYIKNSSSLNKRMMGMLIERLKSQIQLFETI; this comes from the coding sequence ATGAATCAAAGAGATGCTTTTTTAAAAGAATTCCGTGGTCCAACATTAGGAACCGTGACACCTCAATCCTCAGCAGATGAATTGTTTCAAAATGAGGTACTTCGTCCAATTTTGAAACTGCAAAACGATTTGTTTATTGTTTCATTTCTAAATTATACAAGTAAAAATCATATTGATTTTAATGCGCATTCCATTGAAAAAAGAATGACCATTATAGACAATGCCATTCAAAAAGATATCAAGTTTAGAAATTCTTTGAAAGGAATGATTATTGGATTATTCACCGCAGAGGAATATGCCTTGTATATCAAAAATTCTTCTAGTCTAAACAAAAGGATGATGGGAATGCTTATCGAAAGATTAAAAAGTCAAATACAACTCTTTGAAACTATTTAA
- a CDS encoding carboxylate-amine ligase: MKKLPIFTLGVEEEYQIIDPVTRDLRSHLSKIVDGAKIILNEQVKAEMHQSVVEVGTNICNSVSDARNEIRFLRSKIVELAHKQELIVGGAGTHPFSKWQDQPITDDPRYHDIVNELQDAARSNLIFGMHCHVGIENREIGLQLMNQATYFLPHIFALSTNSPFWEGRQTGYKSFRTKVFDKFPRTGLPEYFDSVSSYENYLDTLVKTNCIDNPKKIWWDLRLHPFYNTIEFRICDMCLTVEETICIVAIIQAIVAKLYKLNMNNTSFNIYRLALIKENKFRAARYGIDNNMIDFGLQKEVETKMLILELLDFIDDVVDELGSREDINFVHEILKNGTGADKQLAVFQQTNDLCKVVDFITDEFTKGL, encoded by the coding sequence ATGAAAAAATTGCCGATTTTTACACTTGGTGTTGAAGAAGAATATCAAATTATAGATCCTGTTACTAGAGATTTACGTTCCCATTTATCAAAAATTGTTGATGGTGCAAAAATAATTTTAAACGAGCAGGTCAAAGCAGAAATGCATCAATCTGTGGTTGAAGTAGGGACTAATATTTGTAATAGTGTTAGTGATGCCAGAAATGAGATTCGGTTTTTGAGGTCAAAAATAGTTGAATTAGCTCATAAACAAGAACTGATTGTAGGTGGTGCAGGAACCCATCCCTTTTCTAAATGGCAAGACCAACCCATAACGGATGATCCCCGATATCATGACATTGTTAATGAATTGCAAGATGCAGCGCGTTCTAATTTAATTTTTGGAATGCATTGTCATGTAGGTATTGAAAATCGAGAAATTGGCTTGCAATTAATGAATCAAGCAACCTATTTTTTGCCACATATATTTGCGCTTTCTACAAATTCTCCTTTTTGGGAAGGAAGACAAACGGGATATAAATCTTTTAGAACTAAGGTTTTTGATAAATTTCCAAGAACTGGATTGCCTGAATATTTTGATTCCGTAAGTTCCTATGAAAATTATTTAGACACATTAGTTAAAACCAATTGTATTGATAATCCTAAAAAAATATGGTGGGATTTACGTCTACATCCATTTTACAATACCATCGAATTTAGAATTTGCGATATGTGTTTAACTGTGGAAGAAACAATTTGTATTGTAGCTATAATTCAGGCTATTGTGGCTAAGTTGTACAAACTAAACATGAACAATACCAGTTTCAATATTTATCGTTTGGCACTGATTAAAGAAAATAAATTTAGAGCTGCTCGTTACGGAATCGATAATAATATGATTGATTTTGGATTGCAAAAAGAAGTAGAAACTAAGATGCTGATTCTGGAATTATTGGATTTTATTGATGATGTAGTTGATGAATTAGGCAGTCGGGAGGACATTAATTTTGTGCATGAAATATTAAAAAACGGAACTGGAGCAGATAAACAATTGGCTGTTTTTCAACAAACAAATGATTTATGTAAGGTTGTAGATTTTATTACAGATGAATTTACTAAAGGGCTTTAA
- a CDS encoding gluconate 2-dehydrogenase subunit 3 family protein, which yields MDRREALKKVAFLMGGAISATTMGVLFESFTVLDKDKNFISFSATDEEILAEFADIIIPTTASSPGAKAAGLGAFIPMMVRDCYPAQMQQIFASGMKDMQAKCLKDFNKDFMSMSIEERQKLMHSLTDEAIASNKAPSFFLIARDLTILGYFSSEIGCTQAREYLPVPGRYDGSAEYKPGQKAWATN from the coding sequence ATGGATAGACGGGAAGCACTAAAAAAAGTAGCGTTTTTAATGGGTGGCGCAATATCAGCGACAACAATGGGAGTTTTATTTGAAAGTTTTACTGTTTTAGATAAGGATAAAAACTTTATATCTTTCTCTGCAACAGATGAAGAAATCTTAGCTGAATTTGCAGATATTATAATTCCAACTACAGCATCATCTCCTGGAGCTAAAGCAGCAGGATTGGGAGCATTTATTCCAATGATGGTTCGTGATTGTTACCCAGCTCAAATGCAACAAATTTTTGCTTCTGGAATGAAAGATATGCAAGCGAAATGCTTAAAAGATTTCAATAAAGATTTTATGTCAATGTCTATCGAAGAGCGTCAAAAATTAATGCATAGTTTAACTGATGAAGCTATTGCTTCTAATAAAGCACCTTCATTCTTTTTGATCGCTAGAGATTTAACAATTCTTGGTTATTTCTCTTCAGAAATTGGATGTACTCAAGCTCGTGAATATCTTCCAGTACCTGGTAGATATGATGGAAGTGCAGAATACAAACCTGGACAAAAAGCTTGGGCTACTAACTAG
- a CDS encoding ACT domain-containing protein, with amino-acid sequence MTGEKDLEKLLKTMKPKLNEGEYVFCVMNSVVNLADSDVLMSFKEQEGTTIILKKEVANLHSLPYSYSASWITLTVHSSLEAVGLTAAFSKALSQDGISCNVVAAFYHDHIFVDKKDTDKAMEILNRFSNETSI; translated from the coding sequence ATGACTGGAGAAAAAGATTTAGAAAAATTACTCAAAACCATGAAACCGAAGTTAAACGAAGGTGAATATGTTTTTTGTGTAATGAATTCAGTAGTGAATTTAGCGGATAGTGATGTTCTTATGTCCTTCAAAGAGCAAGAAGGAACTACAATTATACTTAAAAAAGAAGTAGCGAATTTACACTCACTTCCCTACTCCTATAGTGCTTCATGGATAACATTAACGGTTCATTCTTCTTTAGAAGCTGTTGGTTTGACTGCAGCTTTTTCTAAAGCTTTATCTCAAGATGGGATTAGCTGTAATGTAGTTGCGGCTTTTTATCACGATCATATTTTTGTAGACAAAAAAGACACAGATAAAGCTATGGAAATTCTAAATCGTTTTTCAAATGAAACAAGTATTTAG
- a CDS encoding type 1 glutamine amidotransferase has translation MNQNTIKVAILDMYNGEPNQGMRCIIDVINRFTPVISFEIFDVRKKAELPNIEKFDIYISSGGPGNPLVGDGDWDVKYYEFIDKLNRWNTENEVKKHVLFICHSFQMACKHFGLAEITKRNDTSFGVMTIHKTKEGINDPLFEGLDDPFYAIDSRDYQVVQPNLSVFKAKGAKIISLEKIRDYVQYERAIMAVRFTDYFVGTQFHPEADPISFISHLRNKEVKDKIRKMKGKRKFRNMLEDLLDDDKIYRTNETLIPNFLRIAINDLIKTNKTLSN, from the coding sequence ATGAATCAAAATACCATAAAAGTTGCAATTTTAGATATGTATAATGGCGAGCCAAATCAAGGAATGCGCTGTATTATTGATGTCATAAATCGATTTACCCCAGTTATTAGCTTTGAGATTTTTGATGTAAGAAAAAAAGCTGAATTACCTAATATAGAAAAATTTGATATTTATATTTCCTCTGGTGGTCCAGGAAATCCCTTGGTTGGTGATGGGGATTGGGACGTAAAATACTATGAATTTATTGATAAGCTCAATAGATGGAATACCGAAAATGAAGTTAAAAAACACGTTTTGTTTATATGTCATTCGTTTCAAATGGCTTGTAAACATTTTGGCTTGGCCGAAATTACAAAGCGCAACGATACTTCTTTTGGTGTGATGACTATTCATAAAACAAAAGAAGGAATTAACGATCCTCTTTTTGAAGGATTAGACGATCCGTTTTACGCTATTGATTCTAGAGATTATCAGGTTGTTCAACCCAATTTGAGTGTTTTTAAAGCCAAAGGTGCTAAAATCATTTCTTTGGAAAAAATACGGGATTACGTGCAATATGAGCGAGCAATTATGGCGGTTCGGTTCACAGATTATTTTGTTGGTACTCAATTTCATCCAGAAGCAGATCCAATAAGTTTTATTTCGCATCTTAGAAATAAAGAGGTTAAGGATAAGATTAGAAAAATGAAAGGAAAAAGAAAGTTCCGAAATATGTTGGAAGATTTATTAGATGATGATAAAATATACCGAACAAATGAAACTTTAATACCAAATTTTCTCCGTATTGCTATAAATGACTTGATAAAAACAAATAAAACACTTTCTAATTAA
- a CDS encoding esterase family protein, with protein sequence MKEAYFKWYSPNLSRDVEMLVFGHAGYPVILFPTSMGSFHENKDMGLIESAKWYLEQGLIQIFCPASIDKDSFYNKQIYPIHRIENHVWYDKMICHELVERVKNNTPSGKVALAGCSFGGYHAANFAFRHPGYVSHMFSMSGAFSIKSFMDGFHNDDVFYNSPEDYLYGLNDPELWNMDIVLGTSNWDICYDSNLKLSKILSDRNVHHWLDIRPDREHDWPVWKEMFPHYLSRIKFF encoded by the coding sequence ATGAAAGAAGCGTATTTTAAATGGTATTCGCCAAATTTGAGCAGAGATGTTGAAATGCTAGTTTTTGGTCATGCTGGATATCCTGTAATTTTATTCCCAACTTCTATGGGGAGCTTTCATGAAAACAAGGATATGGGATTAATTGAATCTGCTAAATGGTATTTAGAACAAGGATTAATCCAAATATTTTGTCCGGCGAGTATTGATAAAGATAGCTTTTACAACAAACAAATTTACCCGATTCATCGTATTGAAAATCATGTTTGGTATGATAAAATGATTTGTCATGAGTTAGTTGAACGAGTTAAAAACAATACTCCTTCTGGAAAAGTAGCACTTGCTGGATGTAGTTTTGGAGGGTATCATGCCGCTAATTTTGCTTTTCGACACCCAGGTTATGTGAGTCATATGTTTTCTATGAGCGGAGCATTTAGCATCAAGAGTTTTATGGATGGATTTCATAATGATGATGTTTTTTATAATAGTCCTGAAGATTATCTGTATGGTTTAAACGATCCTGAATTATGGAATATGGATATTGTTTTAGGAACATCAAATTGGGACATTTGTTATGATTCTAATCTAAAACTTAGCAAAATATTAAGTGATAGAAACGTACATCATTGGTTGGATATCCGACCAGATAGAGAACACGATTGGCCTGTTTGGAAAGAAATGTTCCCACATTATTTATCTCGAATTAAATTTTTCTAA